From Verrucomicrobia bacterium S94, the proteins below share one genomic window:
- a CDS encoding HAMP domain-containing protein, whose amino-acid sequence MNLNSSILSGDAAMPLWSSNKKTQSFQFRTAVYSLQITVLLLLSGYLIGLFAVYSQSRSKTHIHLEQILLFITEEYTGAEHPDESRILPASGWPEKYITTFRRKFPEALIGRIEQEDLHDGSGYEVQASTGQNHLEILVSAQGDMWVAHSESLSDIFQSLESKIQNPMAHTSAENIDLLILNSAGRILNGKAGLVPENMLKTESTALGQKNIAHLSTPGLGQAVMKKMYDGNIMLLHSNFANGIAELKRLSLLFLVLLALFIPFSIIAGFKLSHHTMRMVKKVSDAAALFSRGNLKQRVQIQNAGTEIRELCNSFNNMAEHIEKLVQELRNVTTDIAHDIRTPLTRIRGLMETQDWETATAAEYKQTADSVIMECEQLAPLISDILDVSRAETGVLTLNYETVDLGQELRKSIDIFSVSAKNKNISIENKIPSKAVAIRADRSKIQRSIANLLDNAIKFNRINGSIRVTLENRKDSVRFSIADTGEGIAEENIPHIFNRFYRCDSSRTIPGNGLGLSLVQAYVRLHNGSVQLKTSPHGSIFTITLPNSPS is encoded by the coding sequence ATGAACCTAAACTCATCCATACTATCCGGGGATGCGGCTATGCCCTTATGGTCCAGTAATAAAAAAACACAATCGTTTCAGTTCCGGACAGCGGTCTACAGTCTGCAGATCACTGTTCTACTGCTTCTCTCCGGTTATCTTATCGGACTGTTCGCGGTTTACAGCCAGTCACGCTCTAAAACCCATATTCACCTGGAACAAATCCTCTTGTTTATCACCGAAGAATACACGGGAGCAGAACACCCGGACGAATCACGCATTCTTCCAGCCTCCGGCTGGCCGGAAAAATACATAACCACATTCCGGCGGAAGTTCCCGGAAGCCCTGATCGGTCGTATTGAGCAGGAAGATCTGCACGATGGCTCCGGCTATGAAGTTCAGGCTTCGACCGGACAAAACCACCTGGAAATACTCGTTTCCGCACAAGGTGATATGTGGGTTGCCCATTCAGAATCCTTATCCGATATTTTTCAGTCTCTCGAATCGAAGATTCAAAATCCCATGGCCCATACCTCAGCAGAAAACATCGATCTTCTGATTCTGAATTCCGCAGGCCGCATACTTAACGGCAAAGCCGGTCTGGTCCCAGAAAATATGCTGAAAACCGAAAGTACCGCCCTTGGTCAGAAAAACATCGCTCACCTATCCACCCCGGGATTGGGACAGGCCGTGATGAAAAAAATGTATGACGGAAACATCATGCTCCTGCACAGCAACTTTGCCAACGGAATTGCTGAGCTGAAGCGTCTGAGCCTGCTTTTTCTGGTCTTACTGGCCCTGTTCATCCCCTTCAGCATCATCGCAGGATTCAAACTGTCCCATCACACAATGCGTATGGTGAAAAAGGTTTCAGACGCGGCCGCCTTATTTTCCAGAGGAAACCTGAAGCAGCGGGTGCAGATTCAGAATGCAGGAACGGAAATCAGAGAACTGTGCAATTCATTCAACAATATGGCGGAACACATTGAAAAGCTGGTACAGGAACTGCGCAACGTAACTACCGACATAGCACATGATATCCGCACACCTCTTACCCGTATCAGAGGACTGATGGAAACCCAGGATTGGGAAACAGCAACGGCGGCTGAATACAAACAGACCGCCGATTCCGTAATCATGGAATGCGAACAGCTGGCACCTCTTATCAGCGACATCCTTGATGTTTCACGTGCAGAAACCGGCGTATTGACTTTGAACTACGAAACCGTTGACCTCGGTCAGGAACTCCGCAAATCCATTGATATTTTTTCTGTCTCCGCTAAAAACAAAAATATCTCTATCGAAAATAAGATCCCCTCCAAAGCGGTTGCGATCCGGGCCGACCGAAGCAAAATCCAGAGAAGCATCGCAAATCTTCTGGACAATGCCATAAAGTTCAACCGGATTAACGGATCTATTCGGGTCACTCTTGAAAACAGAAAGGATTCTGTGCGATTCAGTATCGCCGATACCGGGGAGGGTATTGCCGAAGAAAATATTCCACATATCTTCAACCGGTTTTACCGATGTGATTCCAGTAGAACCATCCCCGGAAACGGACTCGGATTAAGCCTTGTACAAGCCTACGTCCGCCTTCACAACGGATCGGTTCAGCTCAAAACCTCGCCTCATGGAAGTATTTTTACGATTACCCTGCCCAACTCCCCTTCCTGA
- a CDS encoding response regulator: protein MNLLLIEDDLKIAAFILKGLRKAGYMVDHATEGCEGLRLALEQTYALLIIDLMLPGMNGIEIIRKFRQAGRDGPVLILSAKNDIEDRVQGLQDGADDYLGKPFSFAELLARIEARLRRPQPVITSSLCVADLKVDLVRGKVYRDSHEIILQPLEYSLLVYLMRQNGRVVSKDTILQEVWDFNAGSLTNVVESRICQLREKIDRSYEPKLIHTIRGCGYALMVQ from the coding sequence CTGAACCTTTTACTGATAGAAGATGATCTTAAAATTGCAGCATTCATCCTGAAAGGGCTGCGAAAAGCCGGATACATGGTCGACCATGCCACCGAAGGCTGTGAGGGATTGCGCCTGGCCCTTGAACAAACATACGCTCTGCTGATTATCGATCTAATGCTGCCGGGAATGAACGGAATTGAAATTATCCGGAAATTCAGACAGGCCGGCCGGGATGGACCGGTTCTTATACTGAGTGCCAAAAATGATATTGAAGACCGCGTACAGGGACTTCAGGACGGAGCGGATGATTATCTAGGCAAACCTTTTTCTTTCGCTGAACTGCTTGCCCGTATTGAAGCCCGGCTTCGCCGCCCCCAGCCGGTAATAACCAGTTCTCTCTGTGTAGCTGACCTGAAGGTTGATCTTGTTCGGGGCAAAGTATACCGGGACAGCCATGAGATTATCCTTCAACCCCTGGAATATTCCCTGCTCGTCTATCTCATGCGGCAAAACGGGAGAGTCGTTTCGAAAGATACCATTCTTCAGGAAGTCTGGGACTTTAACGCCGGCTCCCTGACCAATGTGGTTGAAAGCCGCATCTGCCAATTAAGGGAAAAAATAGATCGCTCGTATGAACCTAAACTCATCCATACTATCCGGGGATGCGGCTATGCCCTTATGGTCCAGTAA